A stretch of the Glutamicibacter sp. JL.03c genome encodes the following:
- a CDS encoding HIT family protein, whose translation MSTLFSKIIDGQIPGRFVWKDETCVGFLSIGPLSDGHTLVVPREEIDEFTDAAPELLTHLTLVAQKIGQTQKRVFGAQRAGLMVAGFEVPHLHVHVWPTNSLADFDLSNAAQDPDPQQMDNNAQKLRDGLVADGHGEFVPEA comes from the coding sequence ATGAGCACGCTGTTCAGCAAGATCATCGACGGCCAAATCCCCGGACGCTTCGTCTGGAAGGACGAGACCTGTGTCGGCTTCCTGTCCATCGGCCCGCTCTCCGACGGGCACACCCTGGTGGTCCCGCGCGAAGAGATCGACGAGTTCACCGATGCAGCCCCCGAGCTGCTGACGCACCTCACACTGGTCGCGCAGAAGATCGGGCAGACCCAGAAGCGGGTTTTCGGCGCGCAGCGGGCCGGGCTGATGGTCGCCGGATTCGAAGTGCCGCACCTGCATGTGCACGTGTGGCCGACCAACTCGCTGGCGGATTTCGACCTGTCCAATGCGGCGCAGGACCCGGATCCGCAGCAGATGGACAACAATGCGCAGAAGCTGCGCGACGGGCTGGTCGCCGACGGCCACGGCGAGTTCGTGCCCGAGGCCTGA
- a CDS encoding hemolysin family protein, giving the protein MDWLFILLGLLLILGTGFFVAVEFSLVALDKSTVQNAVERGERGAKPLLQCLTSLSTQLSSCQLGITLTTLLTGYVLEPAMSSLLEPLMERIGIPEASSVAISVVVALIVATLLSMLIGELVPKNMAIAQAMTMGKLLARPQLLFTAIFKPAIVVLNGFSNAVLHRFFGLEAKEEISAARSSQELASLVRRSAELGTLDVQTARFVESTIEFSERTAADVMTPRTSMSTIDSQAPLSELIEVSADTGFSRFPVIEGSSDEIQGICHVKAVVSVPRERRAALQVGEFARDALYVPETIHLDVLLEQLRAAEFQIAIVMDEYGGTAGLVTLEDLVEEIVGEVSDEHDEDEEEAVTQPNGNWLFPGMFRPDQVNENFDHEVIPEESSYETIGGFMLAELGRLAELNDQVETENGTFTVTELDGRRIAQVRFEPVAAEQEAGNE; this is encoded by the coding sequence ATGGATTGGCTCTTCATACTTCTTGGCCTGTTGCTGATTCTCGGCACTGGCTTCTTCGTGGCCGTGGAATTCTCATTGGTCGCCCTTGACAAAAGCACAGTGCAAAACGCCGTAGAGCGCGGCGAACGCGGCGCCAAGCCGCTTCTGCAATGCCTGACCTCATTGTCCACCCAGCTCTCCAGCTGCCAGCTGGGCATTACTTTAACCACATTGCTCACCGGTTACGTGCTGGAACCGGCGATGAGCTCTTTGCTGGAACCGCTGATGGAGCGGATCGGCATCCCCGAAGCCAGCTCGGTAGCAATCTCCGTAGTCGTGGCGTTGATCGTGGCGACATTGCTCTCGATGCTCATCGGTGAGCTGGTCCCGAAGAACATGGCCATCGCCCAGGCCATGACCATGGGCAAGCTCTTGGCCCGCCCGCAGCTGCTCTTCACCGCCATCTTCAAGCCGGCCATCGTGGTGCTCAATGGTTTTTCCAACGCCGTGCTCCACCGGTTCTTCGGCCTTGAAGCCAAGGAAGAAATTTCCGCTGCCCGTTCATCACAGGAACTGGCCTCGCTGGTCCGACGATCTGCTGAATTGGGAACCCTCGATGTGCAGACCGCACGATTTGTCGAATCCACGATCGAGTTTTCCGAACGCACCGCGGCCGACGTGATGACGCCGCGCACCTCGATGTCCACCATCGATTCGCAGGCTCCGCTCTCCGAGCTGATCGAAGTCAGCGCCGACACCGGTTTTTCGCGTTTTCCTGTGATCGAGGGATCCAGCGATGAGATCCAGGGGATCTGCCATGTCAAGGCGGTTGTCTCTGTGCCGCGCGAACGCCGTGCTGCATTGCAGGTGGGCGAGTTCGCCCGTGACGCACTGTACGTCCCGGAAACCATCCACCTTGATGTGCTCCTGGAGCAGCTGCGCGCCGCAGAATTCCAGATCGCCATCGTGATGGATGAATACGGTGGAACCGCGGGCCTGGTCACCTTGGAGGACCTGGTTGAAGAGATCGTCGGCGAAGTCTCCGACGAACATGACGAGGACGAGGAAGAAGCAGTCACCCAGCCCAATGGCAACTGGCTGTTTCCCGGCATGTTCCGGCCGGACCAGGTCAATGAGAACTTCGACCACGAGGTGATCCCCGAGGAGTCCTCTTACGAAACCATCGGTGGATTCATGCTTGCCGAACTAGGCCGCTTGGCCGAACTCAACGACCAGGTCGAGACGGAGAACGGCACCTTTACCGTGACCGAGCTCGATGGCCGGCGTATCGCGCAGGTCCGCTTCGAACCGGTGGCAGCGGAGCAGGAGGCTGGCAATGAATGA
- a CDS encoding HNH endonuclease, whose protein sequence is MSETTIPRTGTPNPQNHGNYTAVARALETDLARIEEEGTTEECLQAIRLLETLTSSADYHKAALSHQAEINITRNNTRKGKFTQLNRGAAAGIALARKADPHGYGTYLENCRILFNDTPHLAAAYSRGEYTETQMRAILTPLRAVKADRRKEFDTLYAQNPAMFHNLGHRKISDTVKDFTLAYGSDDQCKEQKAADEQRHVKFTPHAATGTMTLHAHLPLAAGIAMKNQIKATSQSLKAAGDERTRAQIEADYLASFCTNPDAKVPVNLTIGLIMTDKTLFLGDRQPAYLEGYGVIAPQYARELAAGEEISNNMTLAEMAKTRSPAFIEQLEATVELIRLYTAPGDQDLIAMDSKARIFPEKMKKFIKMRDRRCRTPFCDGMIEEIDHVTQAHLGGHTCVINSDGRCKFCNQTKETPGWQEIVISTGPHQMKIATGMGPTYHSTAPPATGFAHKPYPQCMSEADWVHSFEEWLHQPPDTSSPPGNEDTPA, encoded by the coding sequence ATGTCCGAAACAACGATCCCCCGCACGGGTACCCCCAACCCGCAGAACCACGGCAACTACACCGCCGTGGCCCGCGCCCTGGAAACCGACCTGGCCCGGATCGAAGAAGAAGGCACCACCGAAGAATGCCTCCAAGCCATCCGCCTGCTCGAAACCCTCACCTCCTCAGCGGACTACCACAAAGCAGCACTGAGCCACCAAGCCGAAATCAACATCACCCGCAACAACACCCGCAAAGGCAAATTCACCCAGCTGAACCGCGGCGCCGCCGCCGGCATCGCCCTAGCACGCAAAGCCGACCCCCACGGCTACGGCACCTACCTGGAAAACTGCCGCATCCTCTTCAACGACACCCCGCACCTGGCCGCCGCCTACAGCCGCGGCGAATACACCGAAACACAAATGCGCGCCATCCTCACCCCGCTGCGCGCAGTCAAAGCCGACCGGCGCAAGGAATTCGACACCCTCTACGCCCAGAACCCGGCCATGTTCCACAACCTGGGCCACCGGAAAATCAGCGACACCGTCAAGGACTTCACCCTCGCCTACGGCAGCGACGACCAGTGCAAAGAGCAAAAAGCCGCCGACGAACAACGCCACGTGAAATTCACCCCGCACGCAGCCACCGGCACCATGACCCTGCACGCGCACCTGCCCCTGGCCGCTGGCATCGCCATGAAAAACCAGATCAAAGCCACATCCCAAAGCCTCAAAGCCGCAGGCGATGAACGCACCCGCGCCCAGATAGAAGCAGACTACCTCGCCAGCTTCTGCACCAACCCCGACGCCAAAGTCCCGGTGAACCTGACGATCGGGCTGATCATGACCGATAAGACCCTGTTCCTCGGCGACCGGCAGCCCGCCTACCTCGAAGGCTACGGCGTGATCGCACCCCAGTACGCCCGGGAACTGGCCGCCGGAGAAGAGATCAGCAACAACATGACCCTGGCCGAAATGGCGAAAACCCGCTCCCCGGCCTTCATCGAGCAACTGGAAGCCACTGTGGAACTCATCCGCCTGTATACCGCTCCAGGAGACCAGGACCTGATCGCGATGGACTCCAAAGCGCGGATCTTCCCGGAGAAGATGAAGAAGTTCATCAAGATGCGCGACCGCCGGTGCCGCACCCCGTTCTGCGACGGCATGATCGAAGAAATCGACCACGTCACCCAAGCCCATCTCGGCGGGCACACCTGCGTGATCAACTCCGATGGACGCTGCAAATTCTGCAACCAGACCAAGGAAACCCCCGGATGGCAGGAAATCGTCATCTCAACCGGCCCACACCAGATGAAAATCGCGACCGGAATGGGCCCGACCTATCACTCCACCGCGCCACCTGCGACAGGATTCGCGCACAAGCCCTACCCGCAATGCATGAGTGAAGCCGACTGGGTGCACTCATTCGAAGAGTGGCTGCATCAGCCACCAGACACCAGCAGTCCGCCGGGCAACGAGGACACCCCCGCCTGA
- a CDS encoding Cmx/CmrA family chloramphenicol efflux MFS transporter, giving the protein MPFALYLLALAVFVMGTSEFMLAGLLPAISADLDVDLGAAGLLTSAFAAGMALGAPLMAAAARRWPARPALLACLSGFAASHVIAALATDFELLLITRVLGAVSNAGFLAIALSAATTMVPANLRGRAVSILLAGTSAAMIAGVPAGTLLGSQLGWRSVFWVIAGLCLPAVLGVLSAVPRPSPAVELSVQNPSGPAPKLAAELAQLLRPQLAGTMVLAALVNGGTFAAFTFISPIVTVTAGMPEGAVPLALVFFGLGSFSGITVAGRLSDRHPLLVLIVGGPLLLAGWIALAALAEHPAALLVLVFTQGFLSFAVGSTLITRVLYAATGAPRMGGSYATMALNVGAALGPVLGGITLSAGFGQLSPVWVAMQLVALGLVIALAAQRLLGLRPRR; this is encoded by the coding sequence ATGCCTTTTGCCCTCTACCTGCTTGCCCTGGCGGTCTTCGTCATGGGCACTTCCGAATTCATGCTCGCGGGCCTGCTTCCCGCGATATCCGCCGATCTGGACGTCGATCTGGGCGCTGCGGGGCTGCTCACCTCGGCCTTCGCCGCGGGAATGGCCCTCGGTGCACCGCTGATGGCCGCGGCTGCCCGGCGCTGGCCTGCCCGGCCCGCGCTGCTCGCCTGCCTGTCGGGCTTTGCTGCCAGCCACGTGATCGCCGCCCTGGCCACGGATTTTGAACTGTTGCTGATCACCCGGGTGCTTGGCGCCGTCTCCAACGCCGGCTTCCTGGCGATCGCGCTGAGCGCCGCCACCACGATGGTGCCCGCGAACCTGAGGGGCCGGGCGGTCTCCATCCTGCTGGCCGGAACCAGCGCCGCGATGATCGCCGGGGTTCCGGCCGGCACGCTGCTCGGTTCCCAGCTGGGGTGGCGCAGCGTCTTCTGGGTCATCGCCGGGCTCTGCCTGCCCGCGGTGCTCGGTGTCCTGTCCGCGGTGCCCCGGCCCAGCCCTGCCGTGGAGCTGTCTGTGCAGAACCCATCCGGCCCGGCACCGAAGCTGGCTGCCGAGCTGGCCCAGCTGCTCAGGCCGCAGCTGGCTGGCACCATGGTGCTGGCCGCCTTGGTCAACGGCGGGACATTTGCCGCGTTCACCTTCATCTCCCCGATCGTGACCGTCACGGCCGGGATGCCCGAAGGCGCGGTCCCGCTGGCGCTGGTGTTCTTCGGGCTCGGCTCATTTTCGGGCATCACTGTCGCCGGCCGGCTCTCGGACCGGCACCCCCTGCTGGTCCTGATCGTGGGCGGCCCGCTGCTATTGGCCGGTTGGATCGCCCTGGCTGCGCTGGCCGAACACCCCGCGGCACTGCTGGTGCTGGTCTTCACCCAAGGGTTCCTGTCCTTCGCCGTGGGCAGCACGTTGATCACCCGTGTGCTCTACGCCGCGACCGGCGCCCCGCGCATGGGCGGATCCTACGCGACCATGGCCCTGAATGTCGGCGCCGCCCTTGGTCCGGTGCTCGGCGGCATCACGCTCAGCGCCGGTTTCGGGCAGCTCTCCCCGGTGTGGGTGGCCATGCAGCTGGTTGCCCTGGGCCTGGTTATCGCTCTTGCGGCACAACGATTACTTGGACTTCGTCCTCGTAGATGA
- a CDS encoding hemolysin family protein, with product MNDFMGLVWLVVLLLFNAFFVAGEFAVMSARRSQIEPLADEGNKRAKIALYAMEHVSVMLAVCQLGITVCSLLILNISEPAIHHLLAEPLTMIGMAESVADTVAFLIALVLVTFLHVTFGEMVPKNISVSVADKAVMLLAMPLVGLSKVLTPVTSMLNGLANLVLHAFGIEPKDEVSSSYTAAEVRSIIDTSSEEGTLDEDNALRLTKALEFSSVTARSCMVPLDDLFTLEWGETTAREFEKKVGKTGFSRMLITKNDVPVGYWHVKDVMLIDDAHSTQPLRDLPLHPLGKLGQDTEIEAALEEMRQEGNHLSVVVDAAGSAVGVVFLEDVIEVLVGEITDTTRKRTSPPRTEKHGN from the coding sequence ATGAATGACTTCATGGGCCTCGTGTGGCTCGTTGTCCTGTTGTTGTTCAACGCATTCTTCGTGGCCGGCGAATTCGCGGTGATGAGCGCTCGTCGTTCGCAGATTGAACCGCTGGCCGACGAGGGCAATAAGCGAGCGAAAATTGCGTTGTATGCCATGGAGCATGTCTCGGTGATGCTGGCGGTCTGCCAGCTCGGCATTACCGTTTGCTCGCTGCTGATCCTGAATATCTCAGAGCCGGCGATCCACCACTTGCTGGCGGAGCCATTGACCATGATCGGCATGGCTGAGTCGGTGGCCGATACCGTTGCCTTCCTGATCGCACTGGTTCTGGTGACCTTCTTGCATGTCACCTTCGGTGAAATGGTGCCGAAGAACATCTCGGTGTCCGTGGCTGACAAGGCTGTGATGCTGTTGGCCATGCCGCTGGTTGGCCTGTCCAAGGTGCTCACGCCGGTCACTTCGATGCTCAACGGCCTGGCGAACTTGGTGCTGCATGCTTTTGGCATCGAGCCCAAGGACGAGGTATCCAGTTCCTACACCGCGGCAGAAGTTCGATCGATCATCGACACCTCGTCCGAAGAGGGCACCTTGGATGAGGACAACGCCTTGCGTTTGACGAAGGCGCTGGAATTCTCCTCGGTGACCGCCCGAAGCTGCATGGTTCCCTTGGATGACCTGTTCACCTTGGAATGGGGCGAAACCACGGCTCGCGAATTCGAGAAGAAGGTCGGCAAGACCGGCTTTTCCCGCATGCTGATCACCAAAAATGATGTTCCGGTGGGCTACTGGCATGTGAAAGACGTGATGCTGATCGACGACGCGCATTCCACCCAGCCGCTGCGGGATCTTCCGCTGCACCCGCTGGGCAAGCTGGGGCAGGATACCGAGATCGAAGCAGCCCTGGAGGAGATGCGCCAGGAGGGCAACCACCTTTCGGTGGTTGTCGACGCTGCCGGCTCGGCCGTTGGCGTCGTCTTCCTTGAAGATGTGATCGAGGTGCTGGTGGGCGAGATTACCGACACCACCCGTAAGCGCACCTCCCCGCCGCGTACCGAGAAGCATGGAAACTAG
- a CDS encoding metal ABC transporter permease — MNFSDFIDKAFNFDDYAQLLPLVSNSLIAGAVLGIVGGLIGIFIMMRDMAFAVHGIAELSFAGAAFALLIGADVVTGSVLGSLIAALILGFLGTRARDRNSITGVLMPFGLGLGILFLSLYEGRSANKFGLLTGQIVAVDNVQLTGMLVLSLVVVLALIFVWRPLTFASVDPVVANARGVRTSGLSIFFMVILALAVAVTIQVVGALLVLALLITPAAAAMRVTSNPVLTVVLSIAFAELAVVGGILLALAGALPISPYVTTISFLIYVICRGIEFVRSPRRRHQV, encoded by the coding sequence ATGAACTTTTCGGACTTCATCGATAAGGCTTTTAATTTTGACGATTACGCGCAGCTATTGCCGCTCGTCTCCAATTCGCTTATTGCCGGCGCGGTCCTGGGCATCGTTGGCGGTCTGATCGGCATCTTCATCATGATGCGCGATATGGCGTTTGCCGTTCATGGAATCGCGGAGCTATCCTTCGCCGGTGCTGCGTTTGCGCTACTGATCGGTGCGGATGTGGTGACTGGATCAGTGCTTGGATCACTTATCGCGGCGTTGATCCTTGGATTCCTAGGGACGAGAGCCCGCGACCGTAACTCGATTACCGGTGTCTTGATGCCTTTCGGGCTGGGTCTGGGCATCTTGTTCCTGTCGCTTTATGAGGGACGCAGTGCCAATAAGTTCGGATTGCTCACCGGCCAGATTGTCGCTGTCGACAACGTCCAGCTGACCGGCATGCTAGTGCTGTCGCTCGTCGTAGTTCTCGCATTGATCTTCGTCTGGCGACCGCTGACCTTCGCTTCGGTAGATCCGGTGGTAGCCAATGCCCGAGGAGTTCGTACCTCGGGATTGTCGATTTTCTTCATGGTGATCCTGGCTCTGGCGGTGGCAGTCACCATCCAGGTTGTCGGCGCGTTGCTGGTACTTGCCTTGCTCATTACACCGGCAGCCGCGGCCATGCGAGTGACGTCCAATCCCGTGCTTACTGTGGTGCTGTCAATCGCATTTGCGGAACTGGCGGTTGTTGGCGGCATCTTGTTGGCGCTGGCTGGCGCTCTCCCGATTAGTCCGTATGTCACTACGATTTCGTTCCTGATTTACGTCATCTGCCGCGGAATTGAATTTGTGCGTTCTCCGCGACGGCGCCATCAGGTGTAA
- a CDS encoding Fur family transcriptional regulator, with the protein MSQPETRITKQRLAVTQALSEIDDFATAQQLHRWLQDSEKKVSLATVYRLLQSMADDGLLDVLRSGDGEARFRQCVTESHHHHLVCRSCSKTVEVQAPSVERWAARVAAEHDFSEPEHTVEIYGVCAECRAKKLA; encoded by the coding sequence ATGTCCCAGCCAGAAACACGGATCACCAAGCAGCGACTGGCTGTCACGCAGGCCTTGAGTGAGATCGACGATTTCGCCACGGCCCAGCAGCTTCATCGTTGGTTGCAGGATTCCGAAAAGAAGGTTTCACTGGCGACTGTCTACCGCCTCTTGCAGTCCATGGCCGACGATGGCCTGCTCGATGTTCTGCGCAGTGGTGACGGCGAAGCCCGTTTCCGCCAGTGCGTTACCGAATCCCACCACCACCATCTCGTCTGCCGATCCTGCTCGAAGACCGTCGAGGTCCAGGCTCCATCAGTCGAACGGTGGGCCGCTCGTGTTGCCGCTGAACATGATTTTTCCGAGCCCGAGCACACCGTGGAGATCTACGGCGTCTGCGCCGAATGCCGCGCCAAGAAGCTCGCCTAG
- a CDS encoding sulfurtransferase: protein MNPLISAEELKDLPSCVLLDVRWVLGRDDGAQQYAQGHIPGAVFVDLERDLSGAVGEHTGRHPLPLPADFEAAARRWGIHQDTHVVVYDNSGALAAARAWWLLRHAGFENVRVLDGGLDAWKQASGQLSTQTPTVSPGSVSLSWGRMPVVEFDELDSLPGVLIDSRATARYLGIEEPVDPVAGHIPGALNRPTTDNIDDQARFYDPQVLRAGFEKLGAQRPGSAAYCGSGITAAHQVLAAASAGIELGLYPGSWSEYCSYPQAPVATSDEKHRN, encoded by the coding sequence ATGAACCCCCTGATTTCAGCCGAAGAATTGAAGGATCTGCCTTCGTGCGTGCTCCTTGATGTCCGCTGGGTGCTCGGGCGTGATGACGGAGCGCAGCAGTACGCCCAAGGCCATATCCCGGGCGCGGTGTTCGTCGATCTGGAACGCGACCTGTCCGGAGCGGTGGGCGAGCACACCGGACGGCACCCCTTGCCGCTGCCCGCGGATTTCGAGGCGGCAGCCCGGCGCTGGGGGATCCACCAGGACACCCATGTGGTGGTGTACGACAATTCCGGGGCGCTGGCGGCCGCTCGCGCATGGTGGCTATTGCGCCATGCCGGGTTCGAGAACGTGCGGGTGCTTGATGGGGGATTGGATGCGTGGAAGCAGGCGTCCGGACAGCTCTCAACCCAGACGCCGACCGTGAGCCCCGGATCCGTATCGCTGTCCTGGGGCCGGATGCCGGTGGTGGAATTCGACGAACTGGACTCCCTGCCAGGGGTGCTGATCGATTCGAGGGCCACGGCAAGGTACCTGGGCATCGAGGAGCCGGTGGATCCTGTCGCCGGCCATATCCCGGGCGCATTGAACCGGCCGACCACCGATAATATCGACGATCAGGCGCGCTTCTACGATCCCCAGGTGCTGCGTGCCGGGTTCGAGAAGCTCGGTGCCCAGCGGCCCGGATCGGCCGCGTACTGCGGTTCGGGAATCACCGCCGCCCATCAGGTGCTGGCCGCCGCGAGCGCCGGCATCGAACTCGGCCTGTATCCGGGCAGCTGGTCCGAATACTGCTCCTACCCGCAAGCGCCGGTCGCGACCAGCGACGAAAAGCACCGCAACTAG
- a CDS encoding MBL fold metallo-hydrolase produces the protein MRIKTRGHSCIELSTIDGSLLLDPGVFSDLTDAFEGKNAVLITHEHVDHADENAIVQALGANSVLEVYAPAALAQSLRGQLPSAAASQVHTVRAGADFVVGGIKVRTVGGTHATIHQSIGLVANVGYLLGDHAVGQPVVYHPGDSYHVPVGVRVDVLLLPVMAPWAKMSEAADFAVSVKAGCWTPIHDGLLNDRGVSLFDRQLGAIAERDGSRFERLQQGAENKVEELLAR, from the coding sequence ATGCGTATCAAAACCAGAGGCCATTCCTGCATTGAACTGAGTACGATCGATGGTTCGCTGTTGCTGGATCCGGGAGTCTTTTCGGATCTGACGGACGCTTTCGAGGGCAAGAACGCGGTGCTGATCACCCACGAGCATGTGGACCACGCCGATGAAAATGCCATCGTCCAGGCCCTTGGCGCGAACTCTGTTCTGGAGGTCTACGCGCCTGCCGCGCTGGCCCAGAGCCTGCGCGGACAGTTGCCCTCGGCGGCGGCCAGCCAGGTGCACACGGTGCGCGCCGGCGCGGACTTCGTGGTCGGCGGAATCAAGGTGCGGACAGTCGGAGGCACCCATGCCACGATCCACCAGTCGATCGGCCTGGTCGCCAATGTCGGCTACCTGCTGGGCGATCATGCGGTAGGGCAGCCGGTGGTGTATCACCCGGGCGATAGCTATCACGTCCCGGTCGGAGTAAGGGTCGATGTCCTGCTGCTTCCGGTGATGGCGCCCTGGGCGAAGATGTCGGAGGCCGCGGACTTCGCAGTATCGGTCAAGGCCGGATGCTGGACGCCGATTCATGACGGGCTGCTTAACGATCGCGGCGTCTCCCTGTTTGATCGGCAGCTCGGCGCTATTGCCGAGCGCGATGGCAGCCGATTCGAGCGCCTGCAGCAGGGCGCCGAAAACAAAGTCGAAGAACTCCTGGCAAGGTAG
- a CDS encoding metal ABC transporter ATP-binding protein: MSSSPIVRFEDARLAYGSRVLWDELNLSIAAGEFLAVLGPNGSGKTSFINTMLGTTSLNKGSVSIAGAPVRRGSAAVGLIPQQRPFGDNVPLRARDLVALGLDGSKMGIRIGRNLVRKQVDELLDMVGASGYANRPVSDLSGGEQQRLRAAQALAGNPRVLLCDEPLLSLDLHHQQAISEVIHRQAAERDSAVIFVTHEINPILPYVDRVLYLAEGRFHLGTVDEVMQSSVLTELYGAPVEVLRVNGRIVVVSGEGSHAMPADGHDHAEDIDLETGK, from the coding sequence ATGTCATCTAGCCCCATTGTCCGCTTTGAGGACGCGCGTTTGGCCTATGGGTCCCGTGTGCTCTGGGATGAGCTCAACCTGTCCATCGCGGCAGGGGAGTTTCTTGCAGTGCTGGGCCCCAATGGCTCCGGCAAGACCAGCTTTATCAACACCATGCTGGGGACCACGTCGCTCAACAAGGGTTCTGTGTCGATCGCGGGTGCGCCGGTCCGGCGAGGATCGGCAGCCGTTGGCTTGATTCCCCAACAGCGCCCTTTTGGCGATAATGTCCCGTTGCGCGCTCGCGACTTGGTAGCTCTCGGCCTCGATGGTTCCAAGATGGGGATCCGCATTGGACGCAACTTGGTTCGCAAGCAAGTGGATGAACTGCTGGACATGGTCGGAGCCAGCGGTTATGCCAACCGTCCGGTATCCGATCTTTCCGGTGGCGAGCAGCAGCGTTTGCGCGCTGCCCAGGCCCTGGCCGGGAATCCCAGGGTGCTGCTATGCGATGAGCCATTGCTGTCGCTTGACCTGCACCATCAGCAGGCCATTAGTGAAGTCATCCACCGCCAGGCTGCCGAGCGGGACAGCGCCGTCATCTTCGTGACGCATGAAATCAATCCGATTCTTCCCTACGTGGATCGTGTGCTGTATTTGGCCGAAGGCAGGTTCCATCTTGGAACCGTGGATGAGGTCATGCAGTCTTCAGTGCTCACCGAACTTTATGGTGCACCGGTTGAGGTGCTGCGGGTGAATGGTCGAATCGTCGTGGTCTCTGGCGAAGGGTCGCACGCTATGCCCGCGGATGGCCATGACCACGCGGAAGACATTGACTTGGAAACCGGGAAGTAG